One Mixta gaviniae genomic window carries:
- a CDS encoding maltoporin, whose protein sequence is MNTRLRTAAVALAAALTSPTLYAALDNIDFHGYLRGGVGVSQDGGIEEWQKNKIGRLGNEADTYGEVELGSEVYKKDDVSFYVDTMVSMFSDGSNDNETTLGDDAQFGLRQLNLQIKGLVPGDKNAVIWGGKRYYQRHDLHIIDTKYWNISGSGAGIENYTLGPGAISFAWIRGDANDVDYRVDGDNDVNINYLDLRYAGWKPWSGAWTEFGIDYAIPNTTKKQEEYGGLYDAENGVMLTGEISQDIWGGYQKLVVQYADKGLAQNMISQGGGWYDMWNDTRNAKGYRIINTGLLPVTDKFSLNQVFTWGSADDVTAQTNKSTLLSLVGRGQYQFTQYVRAIGEVGSFWQKDENKVGGDYKQAGQKYTLALGLAAGPEFMSRPELRLFASYLNDSENGHSFQDNTSNDTWNFGVQVEAWW, encoded by the coding sequence ACGGCTATCTGCGCGGCGGCGTGGGCGTCTCCCAGGATGGCGGTATCGAAGAGTGGCAAAAAAATAAAATTGGCCGTCTCGGCAATGAGGCGGACACCTACGGCGAGGTGGAACTGGGCAGCGAGGTCTACAAAAAGGATGACGTCAGCTTTTACGTCGACACCATGGTCAGCATGTTCTCCGATGGCTCTAACGATAATGAAACTACCCTCGGCGACGATGCGCAGTTCGGGTTACGTCAGCTCAATCTGCAGATCAAAGGGCTGGTGCCCGGCGATAAAAATGCGGTGATCTGGGGCGGCAAACGCTACTACCAGCGCCACGATCTGCACATCATCGATACCAAATACTGGAATATCTCCGGCTCCGGCGCGGGCATTGAAAACTATACGCTGGGTCCGGGCGCCATCTCTTTCGCCTGGATCCGTGGCGACGCCAATGATGTCGATTATCGCGTCGATGGCGATAACGACGTGAACATCAACTATCTCGACCTGCGCTATGCCGGCTGGAAACCCTGGAGCGGCGCCTGGACCGAATTCGGCATCGATTACGCCATCCCTAACACCACCAAAAAGCAGGAAGAGTATGGCGGCCTGTATGACGCAGAAAATGGCGTGATGCTGACGGGTGAGATCAGCCAGGATATCTGGGGCGGCTATCAGAAACTGGTCGTGCAATATGCCGATAAAGGGCTGGCGCAGAACATGATTTCGCAGGGCGGCGGCTGGTATGACATGTGGAACGATACCCGCAACGCCAAAGGCTATCGCATCATCAACACCGGCCTGCTTCCGGTTACCGATAAGTTCTCGTTAAACCAGGTATTTACCTGGGGTTCGGCGGATGATGTCACCGCGCAGACCAATAAAAGTACCCTGCTGTCGCTGGTGGGCCGCGGTCAGTATCAGTTTACGCAGTATGTGCGCGCCATCGGCGAAGTGGGCAGTTTCTGGCAGAAAGATGAGAACAAAGTTGGCGGCGACTACAAGCAGGCCGGACAGAAATATACCCTGGCACTGGGGCTGGCGGCCGGCCCGGAGTTTATGTCGCGTCCTGAGCTGCGCCTGTTCGCCTCTTATCTGAATGATTCTGAAAACGGGCACAGCTTCCAGGACAACACCAGTAACGACACCTGGAACTTCGGCGTACAGGTCGAAGCCTGGTGGTAA
- a CDS encoding glucose PTS transporter subunit EIIB, whose amino-acid sequence MVSLKSFKHYFSRQSPPAGEPPVDGALLERLMRCFGGRDNIRQVDACLTRLRVTVASLAAVDTAGLQQAGAIGVVILGDEVHAIFGTQSDRLRQLLETRFFQPQ is encoded by the coding sequence ATGGTGAGTCTGAAATCGTTTAAACATTACTTTAGTCGTCAGTCGCCGCCCGCCGGAGAGCCACCTGTTGACGGCGCGCTGCTGGAGCGCCTGATGCGCTGCTTCGGCGGCCGTGACAATATTCGTCAGGTAGATGCCTGCCTGACGCGGCTGCGTGTCACGGTGGCTTCGCTGGCGGCGGTCGATACTGCCGGCTTACAGCAGGCGGGGGCGATTGGCGTCGTCATCCTCGGCGATGAGGTACATGCGATCTTCGGGACGCAGTCCGATCGTCTGCGTCAGCTGCTGGAGACGCGCTTTTTTCAGCCGCAATAA
- a CDS encoding beta-galactosidase — MNKFPPLSARVNALLHGADYNPEQWAHQPGIIDDDVTMMKQARCNVMSVGIFSWAKLEPEEGRYDFAWLDEVIDKLWQQNISVFLATPSGARPAWMSQKYPQVLRVGRDRVPALHGGRHNHCMTSPIYREKVQAMNSQLAARYAHHPAVIGWHISNEYGGECHCDRCQQAFRGWLQRRYETLDNLNHAWWSDFWSHTYSDWSQIVSPAPQGEVSIHGLNLDWRRFMTDQVTDFCREEIKPLKQANPDLPATTNFMEYFYDYDYWKLAQALDFISWDSYPMWHNEKDETALACYTAMYHDLMRTLKQGKPFVLMESTPSATNWQPTSKLKKPGMHILSSLQAVAHGADAVQYFQWRKSRGSVEKFHGAVVDHVGHLDTRTGREVCELGRMLAAMTPVQGCRVDARVAIVFDWESRWAMDNAQGPRNLGLHYERTVNEHYRAFWEQGVAVDVINGDSDLSGYALVIAPMLYMVRDGFAQRVQQHLEQGGHFVASYWSGIVNESDLCYLGGFPGPLRPLLGIWAEEIDSLTDEEFNGVRGVRGNELGLSGPYQARELCEHIHLEGATALASYESDFYAGTPAATVNRIGKGKAWYIASRNDLAFHRDFYGALIKQLALPRALAVDLPPGVTAQRRTDGEQAFIFVQNFTAQTQQLQLPAGIADLIAGTPLTGPLTLAPWGCRVLRAPLASAS; from the coding sequence ATGAATAAATTTCCCCCGCTCAGCGCCAGAGTTAACGCGCTGCTGCACGGCGCTGACTACAATCCGGAACAGTGGGCGCACCAGCCGGGCATTATCGACGATGACGTGACGATGATGAAACAGGCACGCTGCAACGTGATGTCGGTCGGTATTTTCAGCTGGGCGAAGCTGGAGCCGGAAGAGGGACGCTATGATTTCGCCTGGCTGGACGAGGTGATCGATAAGCTCTGGCAGCAGAATATTTCAGTGTTCCTCGCCACGCCCAGCGGCGCGCGTCCGGCATGGATGTCGCAGAAATACCCGCAGGTCCTGCGTGTCGGGCGCGATCGCGTGCCGGCGCTGCATGGCGGCCGACATAATCACTGCATGACCTCACCGATCTATCGCGAGAAAGTGCAGGCGATGAACAGCCAGCTGGCGGCGCGCTATGCGCATCATCCGGCGGTGATCGGCTGGCATATCTCTAATGAGTATGGCGGCGAGTGCCATTGCGATCGCTGCCAGCAAGCGTTCCGTGGCTGGCTGCAGCGCCGTTACGAAACCCTGGACAATCTCAACCACGCCTGGTGGAGCGATTTCTGGAGCCATACCTACAGCGACTGGTCGCAGATTGTGTCGCCTGCGCCACAGGGCGAAGTGTCGATTCATGGTCTTAACCTGGACTGGCGGCGGTTTATGACCGATCAGGTCACCGACTTCTGCCGCGAAGAGATCAAACCGCTGAAGCAGGCCAATCCCGATCTGCCCGCGACCACCAACTTTATGGAGTACTTCTACGATTACGACTACTGGAAGCTGGCGCAGGCGCTCGATTTTATCTCCTGGGACAGCTATCCGATGTGGCACAACGAGAAGGATGAAACCGCGCTCGCCTGTTACACCGCGATGTATCACGACCTGATGCGCACCCTGAAGCAGGGCAAGCCATTCGTGCTGATGGAATCGACGCCGAGCGCGACGAACTGGCAGCCCACCAGCAAACTCAAAAAGCCGGGGATGCATATCCTCTCTTCGCTGCAGGCGGTGGCGCACGGCGCGGATGCGGTGCAGTACTTTCAGTGGCGCAAAAGCCGTGGCTCGGTGGAGAAGTTTCACGGCGCGGTAGTCGATCATGTCGGTCATCTCGATACGCGCACCGGCCGCGAGGTTTGCGAGCTGGGGCGCATGCTGGCGGCGATGACGCCGGTACAGGGTTGCCGCGTCGATGCCCGGGTGGCGATCGTCTTCGACTGGGAGAGCCGCTGGGCGATGGATAACGCGCAGGGACCGCGCAACCTGGGCCTGCACTATGAGCGCACGGTTAACGAACACTATCGCGCCTTCTGGGAACAGGGCGTGGCGGTAGATGTGATCAACGGTGACAGCGATCTCAGCGGCTATGCGCTGGTGATAGCGCCGATGCTCTATATGGTGCGCGACGGCTTCGCGCAACGCGTGCAGCAGCATCTGGAGCAGGGCGGCCACTTCGTCGCCAGCTACTGGAGCGGTATCGTTAATGAAAGCGATCTCTGTTACCTCGGCGGCTTCCCCGGGCCGCTGCGGCCGCTGCTCGGCATCTGGGCGGAGGAGATCGATAGCCTCACCGACGAGGAGTTCAACGGCGTGCGCGGCGTGCGCGGCAACGAGCTGGGCCTCAGCGGACCTTATCAGGCGCGTGAACTCTGCGAGCATATCCACCTGGAAGGGGCCACGGCGCTGGCCAGCTACGAGAGCGACTTCTACGCCGGTACCCCGGCGGCGACCGTAAACCGCATCGGTAAAGGCAAAGCCTGGTATATCGCCTCGCGCAATGATCTGGCGTTTCATCGCGATTTCTACGGCGCGCTGATTAAACAGCTGGCGCTGCCGCGCGCGCTGGCGGTCGATCTGCCGCCGGGCGTCACCGCTCAGCGCCGCACCGATGGTGAACAGGCGTTTATCTTCGTACAGAACTTCACCGCACAGACGCAGCAGCTGCAGCTGCCTGCCGGGATCGCGGATCTGATTGCGGGGACGCCGCTGACCGGGCCGCTGACGCTGGCGCCCTGGGGCTGTCGCGTGCTGCGTGCGCCGCTGGCATCAGCGTCATAA